A single Methylobacterium sp. 17Sr1-1 DNA region contains:
- a CDS encoding DUF393 domain-containing protein, which yields MSVPDDLTVYYDGACPLCRTEIGHYRGCAGAERVRFVDLATLHDDASLGPGLDRAAAQARFHVREADGRLVSGAAAFARLWRRLPAWRWLGRLVEVRVLGCRPVLLLAEAAYRLFLPLRPCLARGLSRSGVLRNSA from the coding sequence GTGAGCGTGCCGGACGATCTGACCGTCTACTACGATGGGGCCTGCCCGCTCTGCCGGACCGAGATCGGGCATTACCGGGGCTGTGCCGGAGCCGAGCGGGTGCGCTTCGTCGATCTCGCGACCTTGCATGACGACGCGTCCCTCGGCCCGGGGCTCGACCGGGCCGCCGCGCAGGCGCGGTTCCACGTGCGCGAGGCGGATGGGCGCCTGGTGTCCGGCGCGGCCGCCTTCGCCCGCCTGTGGCGCCGTCTGCCGGCCTGGCGCTGGCTCGGCCGGCTCGTCGAGGTCCGGGTGCTGGGTTGTCGTCCCGTGCTGCTCCTCGCGGAGGCGGCCTACCGCCTGTTCCTCCCGCTGCGGCCGTGCCTGGCGCGCGGCTTGAGCCGCAGCGGCGTTCTCCGGAATTCGGCGTGA